CAGTATCACACGCTACGAGGAAACAATATTGTCTAAATGCATTTTCAGTTCTCAGTACTGAAGagggatttttttggggggtacaCCCACGGTCACCTCGCAGCTCAGCAGTAACAAAGCAGCTCCAGCACAACGTGACCGTGTCCCCGGGACCCTCTGCTCACACGGAGGGGTCACCAAAGCTCAGGGACCCGCTGAGAGCTTACCTCAGCCTGGGGCAGTTCTGTCCCAGGGCGTTCAGGATGGCGTCAGTGATGTTACAGCAGCCCGAGGCACACAGGGATTGCAGCTTGTGGCACCCTCTGCATATCGTGATGAGCCCGTCGTCTGTGATTTGCTACGAGAAACACAAGGACAGCATCACAGGCCGTGACACAGGAGGGGGAAGAGCAACGtgctgtgtgttttcctttcagatttccAACCAGGAACTTAACCGAGGACAAATTCTGCTTCTTTCAACCCACAAATGCATTTTGGGACCACCACATGAGAGCCAAGAGCCCACCTCGCAGCCCAGACCCTGCCAAACTCACAGCACAGCAACTCCAGCAGCCTGGCTGGGTCCCCAGACACCGAGGGTCCCTCTCATCCCATGTGCTCTGCTCACAGGGCCGGGGCTGCAGCGTAgggcccagccccacagcccccaggggcCTTGCCCACCTCCCTGGGAGAGGGCCGGGACTGCCCATCCCCACTGCATCAGACCAACTGCGGGATATTACACCCAAAGAACCCACTTCGGTTTCATTTGGGGCATAAATACGCATTTTTGGCACTGCAGAGCAACTGGTCCTGAGCAGGGAAATCGCCCCTCTTGGTTCAGCGTGGGGAGAGCTGGGAGGAAGCTGGCAGGAAGGCCACGCAGGCATTCCAGCCCCGTGGAAAGAATTTCTCCAGCTAGTCCTGCAAGGGAGTTCAGAAGCCCCGCGGGCAGGGCAAGGAGACAAAGCTGAGGAGCTGAATGCAGGGACACTGTTTCGGGGGCTTATTCAACATCGCCGAGCACTCCCAGAAAGCTGGTTTTcatcaactgttttttttaagagtctCGTAAATTTACAACTGCCCTGGCTGCAGAGATGATGTTTGTGGGATCGAGCGCGTTCTGCGTGGTTCTGCTTGGGGATGGCCTCAAAATACAGGCGGGAATCACGGGGCAGTTTACTTACTAAGCACGTCTGAAGGTTTAAAGTCACCAGTTCAGGACAATGTGCGCCGATATATTTGAGAGCTTCATCctcaagctggaaaaaaaaaattgagaggCTGAAACAACCTGTTAAATACTTGAAACAGTCTTCAAAAGGAAGCTTTGAGAACAATAAAACGTCTGTGGTTGGGGCAGCTGTGGGGGAGGAGGGTGATGCAGTCTCAAAATACGCAGCAGCGGGCGCGTGCCATTTTGTACATCCCGGGAACAGAGTTCAAAGACCCACAACACCAAGTTACTGATTTAGAGAAGGGCTGATCCGATCAAACGTGTGATTAACAGAGCAAGTCGTCAAGTCAGAAAGTCTTTACGGGAATTAAGGCGACGCTTCACTAGCGAGGGCCCACGAGGAATTGCTTTCATACTGCAACAGCAGGGCTCTCAAAAAAGATAAAGTATTATTTCAACATGAGGAGCACAAACACAGCCACGTTGCTTtctgatgataaaaaaaaaaagcttgctatTCTTAAATCTATAAGAACAGATGGCAAATAATTGATAACAAGGATGTACTACCATCAATATTACTCATGACTCTATAAATTACTAGAAACTCAAGCTGTTTCCATGACCTGAATCCTCAAAATAGGCTGAGATTGTTATTATCTTTAATCAAGCCATTTTGACAGCTGCGTATACCCACTTcacatgttaaaaaaaacacaacagcaataAACATTTAACGCAAATTGCCCACTATTGCCCTTACGGCTGGGCTTGCTTGGGCACCCAGGGGTATCACTTCCATTTTGCACGCAcaatgtgctgctgctctgcccatcACCCAAACCTTTTAGGACTTTGTGTCCTTGCAGAAgagaaatgtgctttttttgtctGATAAAAACATATAGCTGTTTGTCTATAGGCAGCAGACGAAAATGGCACGTAGTGACTCATTCCTAAGGAATGCCcgccccccaaaaataaatccaaaccaAACAAGTGCTGATGGTGTCTGGGGACGAGCACCCAGCAGATGAGAGCGACCAGCTGCCAGGTCCACCTTGGGACTCCTCAGCTCTCAGCAGCCTCTGGGCCACAGCTTTCAGCCCCTGCAGGGtcagctttcctcctttcctctcctttttcaaAAGCAAGATTCGGAGATGCAGCTTTGCTCTTTTCCAGCCTGATCTGTCTGCGTTAAAAAGACTGCACCCCAAAAAAGACTGCACCCCAACTGAGAAATGAGGATTGGTCCCCACGTTCTTTGCAAGCTCTTGCTCACTGAGAGATTAATGCCCAAGGCTGATGTTCCCTGTGCCCCAGCTCACAATTCATACAGCTCCTTAGTAGAGATGTAGTGCGAATGTTTCCCCGTATTACACTTTCCAGTGATTCACCAGACAAGGAACTGAAGTACgattaaaggaaattaagtctAAATATCAAAAAGGGAGCAAACCAGCTTTCAGCTGTGAGAGCTGGCATGcccaaaaaaaagcagcacGGGCTCTGCAGCCTCTTCAAAACGTACTGCTGAGGCTCAGGAGCTACACGAGGGAATAGTGTTATGTTCCTGGCTGGCTGCAGAAGTCTTTCCAAGGAGTCCCAAAACACGGGGATTTCTCTGACCAGCTGGAAGGTCCAAATGACCCAGCAAGGCAATTCTATCACCGCTGCAAATGAAAGCCCTGTCGTGCTTTCTAAAATTTTCTGAGCCTTCAAAACCAGATGGGTCTAGCCACGGATAATAAACTTAtcttttctttaggaaaaaaaaaataataaaagtttgCTCAGTGTGCTCCCGATGGGGGGGAAGAAGAATGGTTCTACAGCTAGAGAGGCAATTAGTTTGCTGTCCCACTGCTCACGCTGAGCTCCGGCTATTAAagaatttccaaaaaaaaaagaaaaaaaagaaaaaaaagcagttaacCTCCACCAGACAGACCGTGAATAATTGCAGCAATGCAACATTTCTGGGAAGAGAAAACCCCACAGTGCTTCATCCCCAACACTTGGTTGCAGCAGACGTGAACCAGCCGCTGTGGCTCGCTGGAGCACCGCGGAGCCGTACCTGCGTGCAGCCCTTCAGGAACAGGGCTTTGAGCCCCCCGCAGCCTCGCACCAgggcctggatgccatccttcgTCACTTGGTCGCACCAGGAGATATTCAGCTGTTCCAGCAGCGGGCACCCCTCGCTTGGGAGGCGAAAGGAAAAGCGTGTGGCAGCTTTTTGGCTTTACAAGGACATCCTGCTTCGAGGCAGAACTAGGAATTCCCCAGTTTTGGGACCCACACGAGCACTGATGAACACCCACACCCCACGGGGAACGCTTCCTCGTCAAACACCTCCAGGTGTGAGCAGCTTTCCAGAGGCACTGTCAGGAGCTCTAGAGCAGGGCATCAGGAGGGCAAAACAAGGCCAGCGTACCCCCTTCTGGGCACCTCCCCATCCTACACACACAGTTTATGCACTTTCTGGACCCAAACACAACCAAACTGCCCACAGCCAGAGCCAAAAATCGGGCTGCTCTCCATGCTGCCTCCTGACTTTCCAGATCTAACTCTGCATTTACAAATAGCTGCCAGCAGGAGTAACGCTCAGTGCAACTGGCAGTCAAGAAACACTGACACTATCAGGTATTTAAGATAGCTGCAGCACAAATTTGACCATTTGAAATTAGAGACAGGGACGAAGACCctcaagggaagaaaaaacaagctcAAAGTACTTTAAtgcagccacaaaaaaaaacaacacaaaaccattcatttgttcttttaaatccATGTTTTTCTGTTGGTACCTAGGTGaaccctcatttttttttcccctgtgatacagctttccttttattttattctgctggGATACCACttgaaatttttattattttttttaaagctcggCCTCCATCGTTACCttcagtggttttttttgcctcctttcCTCTGTCCCAATATCTTCCCACCACTGTctgtctttcccttccttttctagTTTACTTGGCAATTCCATTTAGCAGATTTAAGCAGTTACAAGTCTCCTAAGCAGTTTGAAACGACAAATAGTCACGTGCTGGTGTTCACCTTCTGGCTACGTAAGCACTAAGTATGCAGTGGTACACTTACAGTGCAGAAGCTGGCTGTTAGCAAACcaacatttaaaaaagacaaactaagccttttttttttccttcctacacCCCCAATCCCTCCTCCAAGACTTCAGTGCAACGTAATGCTTCTGCTGCAAATAATCGCCAGGATGGATACAAAGAAGTTTAAGGGCAGCTTTTATTGCATCCTCCTCCCCTTTCTCTGCAAACCAGGAGGCACAACGTGAACACTGAGCTCTGCCTGAACTCTAAACACAGTTAAACCTCAGCCTACTTCAGTCTCCTCCAAGGCACACAAGGAACACGGGGCTGCCGCGGGTCACACTACCTGGAATCAACGGGCAAAAGGCAACGTTGTCAACTCCTACCTCAGTGCTTTCAGGGACATGTTGGTTATGGAAGTGCAGGAAGCCAAATCAAGGTGCCTGAGCTTAGAGCAGAACTTACTGAGGCTGGTACACGTACTGGAAGAGAACACATGAGAGATTCTGACATGACAGGCATATGCAAAGCCGTATGCATTTCATACCACACGCATTATATTACCTGCTGCATGCACAAGCCTGGCCTTCCCTTaaaaaaggaagctgagaatatatccccctttccccccagaAAAGGGGGATAACAGTGGAAACAGAAGAGACCATTACTCACGCGTCTGTGATCTTGGTACAGCCATTCAGGTTCAATACTTCAATATTTCTGCAGTTCTGTGCAAATGTCCTTTATTGAATGAAAGGCGAAACACCGTACTTGTCAGGCAATACATTTCCAGGCATTTAACACATCAGATAAGATTTTATAAAATGGTCTcaggcaaaataaacaaaaagtaacCTCACGGTGCCCTGTATCTTGCCCTGGGATTTCACCGAACGGAAATAAATTCACAGATTTCCCAGCCCAAAGGCAAAAGTTTGTGATTTAGCAGCAATTACTGCTTAGCCAGTAGCAGCAGCTggtattattttaatgaaaacaaccAGCGAGTGAAGTTAAGGAGCGATAAAGATTGCTTCTGTGTTACTGCTCTCAGTGTTTTAAGTCAGGCACAGGCTAACGATCTCAGTTCCAAAGCGTTCGTGCCTATCAGCCCTCTGTGGCTGGAGAGGCTGAATCACTCCCTACTTTACTTTTAAGAGCAGAAGTGAGCCGTGCCTTTACCTTAATGCATTGTCTCCCACTCCTAGGCAGCCACGCAGGCTCAGCTTCCTCAGGAACCCCCCGCATCTCTTGGAAATGTTCTCCACTACTCGGCCCTGTTGGAGACAGAAAGAGCTACGTGAAAATCCAGCAGAACCccaagtgacttcagcattcAAAAGGCTGAATTCAAACTTTTAACAACAAGTTTGTTATTCTAGGTCAAGCACTGCCACGGAAACAAAAAGTGCCACGGGGATAATCTaaggcagggagaggggaaattATTCAGCTTCTGAAGATGGAGAGAAAAGGCACCTACGGCTGGAGGAGGCGAGTTCAGGCTGGCAGCTGAGGATTTCCTCCAGCCCAGAGCCCTGGATGTTGATGCAGACTACCCAAGCAGATGggaagcagcagtgctgctgctgcaggggggcagAAGACTGATAAATGAGTACTGCGAATGGATACACCTCAATTTCTATTCAAAATGGAGCTGAGACACCGCTAGCCCACCAGTTTTCCCCTTGCAGAAAAGTGATTCAGACTTTTGTGTTCAACAGATCTGGAGAATGGATTCCCCCCCCCAACATTTGCAATTGGTGGAAGGCTGCACAGACCCTAGGACAAGTTCGCATTTAGCCAGGTATTTCTGACCAAAAGCCACTGAGAGCATCAGCAGCAGCGTCCAGGAATTCCACCACCTTCCCCTCCACTTTATTCCACGGTTGCTTAGCACACACCAGGAACCCCTCTTGGTTCGTCAAGGCAGCATTTAAGCCCCCTGTAGGGCCAAGGATGTTTTCCTACTACCTTCTTCCAACCAAAATAAGTAAGAATCACAAATCAGCAGGCTGGGCACCACGTAATACCACGACCGAAGGAgggccaccagccccaccagagctctggggggggctcctgccAACACCACAGGCCCTGGGGGGCAGTGGGAACAGCCGAAAGCCTGACCTGCATGGAAGGGCTGGAGGGTCCCCGAGCAGCAGGCGTACCTTTGTGATTCCTCTGGCCAGCCTACGAAGTCACACGCTTGAACGAGAAGATTTGAATAAGTCCCATTATAAATGCAATTTACGTCAGCTGCTGGATTTGCATTGCTTTAAAGCGAGAACATTTAGGACATCGGGTGCTTGGAGGTTCGGTGCAACACACCACGGCACCTCCCTTTGAAAGGGGAGGCTGGGGCTCGTGAAAGAACACACATTTGATGTGGAAACCATGCAAAAAGCCATCATGAAGAGCAGGTGGGGCTGTGCCCGCAGCACTCTGCTCTCCCTCCTACACAGACCGAGCGGATCAGCTCCAGCCACGCTTCCTGCTAGACCGGGCACCTCTGGCTGTGCTGCACCTCCGTGCAAGGTATCGGCACACCTCCGGCACGTCCAGGGCACGGGAGGAGATCAGTGCCTGTTATCAGATCAGGATCTGTTATcaacaccaccaccatcacaCCGTGTGCTTCCTGTGAGGAGTCCCAGCCCGGCCAGAGCCCTTCAGGCAGGCAGAAGTCACCCAGCGTCACGGGGTGGTGACTTTATCCGTGCCTCTCGCTTAGCTGGCAGGAAGGTTTTAACTCCCTCCTCCACAAAAACTGAGCGTTTCCCTCCAGTTCCCTAAAGGTGTGCGTCTTCAGTCATCGCCCGCTTCACGTCTACAGTACGTGGAACGATGCTCTCTATCTCCCTCCTCCAAAACAGTTCAAAGAGCAAATGAATATTGTGAGAAACCAAATATTCTGCTAAGAAACAAGCTTCTCGTAACTGTGTTTTGTTCTCTTACCCTGATAAATGGAATTTCAGCTTTTAGATGACAGCAGCATCCCTTCCTGTCGGCGCTAACTAGACCGCACCCGACAGATTTAGAAAGGCTGCCACGAAGCACTTCCAAAGCTGCATCTTTGAGGAACAactctgcccctgctgcccctgAATCGTCCACATTTACACCGCatttctttacatttaaaaacagatggGAAAAGAGAGATGTTGCGGGCTGTGTTTCAAGAGACATTCAGAGTCTTAATGGTCCAGGTCTGTGCTGTGataggatttttgttttttgagtcaaaggaaaagcagcctgagTTCTGCTCTGCATTAGTAATTTCCCTCAATATACCAATTTacttatttctgcttttagaaCACATGCATGTAAAACCTCTCCATTACTATCTTTAAGTCTTGATACAGATATGTAAATTCTGTCcattttcaaaagctgaatGGATTGCCAAGACTTTAAAGACTCCCTGAAGCTAAGAAGAACTGAAATTAATGATTTCTATCTCCAGGGAAGGTAGAAGGGGTTACGCTGGGAGTATTAATCCATCCTAGGctgtaattacattttaacaagaaaaaacgGGTTTGTATGTCGCTTAATTATACCTCAATATCCCTCTGGAAATCAAACAGGTCAATTCGCTGCCAGTTACTGCCATCCAGGGCCAGAACATTCCATGCCTTTATcgggggaaaaaatgtaaatgtgttgttaatatgaaaaaaaaaaaaaaaacaccagcgGGGACCTAGTCACAGTTCGTTCCATTCAGAAACAACATTCTGTCTCGGGGGAAACCCAACAAGTGATTAGGGCCGATAAGGAAAAGTGATCAGTTACCAGCCCCGATCAGTTATCACCCACAGCGCCGCTCCTCCGAGGGTCCCTGGGGGGCACCACCAGTCCTGCTGGGACCCCGACCCTTAGCACGGCTCACCAGCACCTTCAGAGGAAGCCAGCAGCCAGGTGAAGGATGTGAAGGGTGCCAGGACACGGGGGAGCCACACAGGAGAAGTGACCCCAAGCTCCTGCACTGCCCCGAGGAGCACAGCTGGCGCCAGGCTCGTGGTCGGATCCCATCAGAGGAGGGGGAGGCTGGCACCCTGCACACCTTCCCCTACCTCCAGCAGGAAAAGGTGCTCAAGGCCCTCACAGCTCGGTGCTACATCCCCCAGACAAATTCAGAGCCTTGTAAGATGCCCAGGTGAAGCATCCAACTCCAAAGAGTGGGTTTTGGTTTGTAAAGCAGGCAGGGGTGGacaaatcaatcaatcaataaataataattaaaaaaaaaaactcccatATTGCTATATTGCTTATGATACAAATGAGAACCAGgaattgaaacttttttttttgccccttaATAAATCAAGGTTTTCAACAGAGTTGAAAGCAGCTGTCAATACTGTACGTGAAGTTTTAATTGCATCACCAAAGCAAACAGCTGAGTCTCATAACAGCCGTGAGTCCCTCGTTGTGCAAGAGTGTGCACACGCAGGCGTGTTCATGTACGACACCTATTACAAGCACTAAGCCACATCTCCAGCACAACGTGGTAACTAGTTCTTGTGCAAGTCACGCAGGGACTGAGAGCAGCTCACAGAACTGAGTGGTGATGGACTTTGTGTTTGCAACCTCATTACAGGTGCTTGTTTTAACGCCTGGTTATTGGCAAGAGGAAGCCGCCAGCTCCAGTGGAGGAGAAACCCACCAGCAGGTGCaagctgctttttttaaaaaaaaaaaccctgcgtGTTTTTATGTCTAATGGAGGGATCTCTGCATACAAAAACGGGCTGTCAGTGCTGGAGCACTGACCTTCAGCTGGAAGAGCTTTCATCAGAAGATTTGTGTTATTCTGAGAATGTGGGACTGTAATCACACTGCTTGGACATCACGggacttttaaaaaatgcaattaaaaatgtttaagcatgttgcattttgtatttttatatgatCTTAGTGATGAGCCAGTTGTGGTTCGGGTTTGACCTGAGCCAGGTTCTGTCAGGATGAAGCACCTGAACACATCTGACAGCTTTAGTGGCTGGGCCTGCAGGTGGAGTTTTCCCAAGTGAATTATCCAAGCTGGGTCTCGCTACCTGAATCCCACAGAACTACGAGatacttaaggaaaaaaacagtgtaAACAAGacactcctttttccttctacaTTCTTATCAGCTAAATCCAAATAGGAAAGTAAATGCTCATTGACTGTGCAAGTATCCTTGTGAATCAAAATTTCTTTACtttcaacaaaaaaacaaggaagtTTTAGACTCATCCACACATCACAGCTGAAGTTCAGCGCAGGCCTCCTGTACAAAGCCCAGGTTGCTGGGAGAGTTCTGTCAAAGTCAGCTGCTTCCCTTTCAGTCTGCTCAGGGCCTTGGGTGCCTTTAAAATGGTGTTCCAGCTTTGATTTCAGTGGCCATCAGAAGTTTCTGGCATCCCCCTTTAGTACGGGACACTAAATAACAATAGTTGAAACACAAAGCTCCCCTGTACAAATCCCCCGGGTCTCAAATGCCAGGGAGGGCTGGAGGTGAGAGCCGTGACAGTCCCACAAACCACGAACATCCACCAGCAAGGAGGAAGGTTCTTACCCTGGAGACCTGAGCACAGCGACACAGAGTGACCACATCCAGGAAGGAGAAAAttctgcaacagaaaaaaaagacacctttTGGTTATCCACATCTACAACAAAGGgaacgtgaaaaaaaaaaaggaaaaacaatggggaaaaaaaaaaagggctggaGACAGCAAAACTTCTTTGCAAATCAGTCGAAAGCTGAACGGTGAAAAGAAGTGCAAACCTAGCAGTTAACGAATGAAAGCAGAGACACTGATGTACTGGGAGCGCTGACCTTACACCCAGCAGCGTTCAGTGAGCAGGATGAGCAGGCACCGAAGCAGATGGGTGCAGGTATTGTACAGCTTAACACCAGTTGGGTCAGGATAGGGCCGAATAAAGTCACTTTTGGCTGTGCTGGCTCCTCCCTGACACTGGAGTAGTGCTGGCGTGCTCCGTGCTCCACCAGCCCTCTTTGCTACGCACGTTCCTCTGCCAGGCACACCCCGAGCTCTGGCCACCACCCCAAATTGCTGGCCTGCTCACTTGGGAGTTTGGCTTGGGAGGGTGAACAAAAGCTCTCCCACATCCTCAGGAGAGCCGCCTGTGCTGGAAGAGCCTCTCTGGAAGAGATGCTGCCAGCAGCGAGCTCTTTGAGACCCAAACGCCCTGCACTAACGCTTACTGAAACTCTCCTGCTGAAGAGGAAAGCCGTACGAGGTGCTCACCTACCCAGATATCCACAAAGAAGGCATCTGAATAAACAGCACAGGGGCTGATAAAGCTGGGGGGAGAGCGCTGGGAACAACAAATACGGTGTGCACACAGACAAGCTGCACTTTGTCCCCGAGATAAAGGAGGAGGATCACCTCGGCTCCTGCTACGGACCCGGGAGGCAGCACGCACGTTAACGT
This portion of the Anas platyrhynchos isolate ZD024472 breed Pekin duck chromosome 28, IASCAAS_PekinDuck_T2T, whole genome shotgun sequence genome encodes:
- the FBXL20 gene encoding F-box/LRR-repeat protein 20 isoform X3; translation: MGAAACGMFSNNDEAVINKKLPKELLLRIFSFLDVVTLCRCAQVSRAWNVLALDGSNWQRIDLFDFQRDIEGRVVENISKRCGGFLRKLSLRGCLGVGDNALRTFAQNCRNIEVLNLNGCTKITDATCTSLSKFCSKLRHLDLASCTSITNMSLKALSEGCPLLEQLNISWCDQVTKDGIQALVRGCGGLKALFLKGCTQLEDEALKYIGAHCPELVTLNLQTCLQITDDGLITICRGCHKLQSLCASGCCNITDAILNALGQNCPRLRILEVARCSQLTDVGFTTLARNCHELEKMDLEECVQITDSTLIQLSIHCPRLQVLSLSHCELITDDGIRHLGNGACAHDRLEVIELDNCPLITDASLEHLKSCHSLERIELYDCQQITRAGIKRLRTHLPNIKVHAYFAPVTPPPSVGGSRQRFCRCCIIL
- the FBXL20 gene encoding F-box/LRR-repeat protein 20 isoform X1, with the translated sequence MRREMNGVTRSRFEMFSNNDEAVINKKLPKELLLRIFSFLDVVTLCRCAQVSRAWNVLALDGSNWQRIDLFDFQRDIEGRVVENISKRCGGFLRKLSLRGCLGVGDNALRTFAQNCRNIEVLNLNGCTKITDATCTSLSKFCSKLRHLDLASCTSITNMSLKALSEGCPLLEQLNISWCDQVTKDGIQALVRGCGGLKALFLKGCTQLEDEALKYIGAHCPELVTLNLQTCLQITDDGLITICRGCHKLQSLCASGCCNITDAILNALGQNCPRLRILEVARCSQLTDVGFTTLARNCHELEKMDLEECVQITDSTLIQLSIHCPRLQVLSLSHCELITDDGIRHLGNGACAHDRLEVIELDNCPLITDASLEHLKSCHSLERIELYDCQQITRAGIKRLRTHLPNIKVHAYFAPVTPPPSVGGSRQRFCRCCIIL
- the FBXL20 gene encoding F-box/LRR-repeat protein 20 isoform X2 — encoded protein: MFSNNDEAVINKKLPKELLLRIFSFLDVVTLCRCAQVSRAWNVLALDGSNWQRIDLFDFQRDIEGRVVENISKRCGGFLRKLSLRGCLGVGDNALRTFAQNCRNIEVLNLNGCTKITDATCTSLSKFCSKLRHLDLASCTSITNMSLKALSEGCPLLEQLNISWCDQVTKDGIQALVRGCGGLKALFLKGCTQLEDEALKYIGAHCPELVTLNLQTCLQITDDGLITICRGCHKLQSLCASGCCNITDAILNALGQNCPRLRILEVARCSQLTDVGFTTLARNCHELEKMDLEECVQITDSTLIQLSIHCPRLQVLSLSHCELITDDGIRHLGNGACAHDRLEVIELDNCPLITDASLEHLKSCHSLERIELYDCQQITRAGIKRLRTHLPNIKVHAYFAPVTPPPSVGGSRQRFCRCCIIL